Proteins encoded in a region of the Podospora pseudopauciseta strain CBS 411.78 chromosome 6, whole genome shotgun sequence genome:
- the HEM15 gene encoding ferrochelatase hem15 (BUSCO:EOG09262BHE; COG:H; EggNog:ENOG503NUJ0), translating to MAFRLPAAALRPLRSSVLLKPVAQQTRWLATPTPFPVTQNMTSSRGPTAMVFLNMGGPSTTDEVGDFLSRLFADADLIPLGRLQNYLGPLISKRRTPKIQKQYAAIGGGSPIRKWSELQCAEMCKLLDQISPETAPHKPYVAFRYANPLTEHMYRQLLADGFGNGKGGRAVAFTQYPQYSCSTTGSSLNELWKWRQRLEGKAGPLDDGSDGTIKWSVIDRWPVHPGLVEAFAQNIEAKLQEYPPERRDKVVLLFSAHSLPMTVVNRGDPYPAEVGATVHAVMQRLGHVNPYRLCWQSQVGPQPWLGPQTQMSVEEYIAKGQKDLVLIPIAFTSDHIETLYELDEEVIGESGHKDTVKRVESLNDSPVFIKALADLAKTHLDSGIATSPQMSLRCPGCKSDRCHESKKFFAAQELA from the exons ATGGCCTTCCGACTCCCGGCCGCCGCTTTGCGCCCTCTGCGATCTTCAGTCCTCCTTAAGCCTGTTGCGCAACAAACACGATGGCTTGCGACACCGACACCGTTCCCAGTAACACAGAACATGACCAGCTCTCGGGGGCCGACAGCCATGGTCTTCCTGAATATGGGCGGCCCCTCCACAACGGATGAGGTTGGCGATTTCCTCAGTAGATTATTT GCCGATGCTGATCTTATTCCTCTTGGCCGCCTGCAAAACTACCTCGGTCCCCTCATCTCGAAGCGTCGTACCCCCAAAATCCAGAAGCAATACGCTGCCATCGGTGGCGGTTCCCCCATTCGCAAATGGTCTGAGCTCCAATGCGCGGAGATGTGCAAGCTACTCGACCAGATCTCCCCTGAGACTGCCCCTCATAAGCCCTACGTCGCCTTCCGCTATGCCAACCCCCTGACCGAGCATATGTACCGGCAATTATTGGCGGATGGTTTTGGTAATGGAAAAGGAGGTCGCGCCGTTGCTTTTACACAATACCCGCAGTATTCCTGTTCGACAACGGGAAGCAGTCTGAACGAGCTCTGGAAGTGGAGGCAGAGGCTGGAGGGTAAGGCCGGGCCGCTGGACGACGGGAGCGATGGGACTATCAAGTGGAGTGTGATTGATCGATGGCCGGTCCACCCTGGATTGGTCGAGGCTTTTGCGCAAAACATTGAGGCAAAGTTGCAGGAGTATCCTCCCGAGAGGAGGGACAAGGTTGTCTTGCTGTTTTCTGCGCACAGCTTGCCTATGACGGTCGTGAATAGGG GCGATCCCTATCCTGCCGAAGTTGGTGCGACAGTCCACGCTGTCATGCAGAGACTAGGCCATGTCAACCCTTACAGACTATGCTGGCAATCTCAGGTTGGCCCTCAGCCATGGCTCGGCCCGCAAACCCAGATGTCAGTTGAAGAGTACATTGCCAAGGGTCAGAAAGACTTGGTCTTGATTCCCATTGCCTTCACCTCGGATCACATCGAGACTCTCTACGAGCTCGATGAGGAGGTAATTGGCGAGTCGGGCCACAAAGACACCGTCAAGCGTGTTGAGAGTTTGAACGACAGCCCTGTGTTTATCAAGGCTTTGGCCGACTTGGCCAAGACCCATCTGGACAGCGGGATTGCGACTTCACCACAGATGAGTTTGAGGTGTCCTGGCTGCAAAAGCGACAGATGTCACGAGTCGAAGAAGTTTTTTGCCGCACAGGAGCTGGCATAA